One genomic window of Paramormyrops kingsleyae isolate MSU_618 chromosome 20, PKINGS_0.4, whole genome shotgun sequence includes the following:
- the arhgap22b gene encoding rho GTPase-activating protein 22 isoform X6, with product MCLVPEAGALLLCGSCPPAARCSCALSAACCDRPRGIFGQRLEDTVQYERKFGQRPAPLLVEQCVDFIRDRGLDEEGLFRMPGQANLVKELQDAFDCGDKPLFDSNTDVHTVASLLKLYLRELPEPVIPYSKYEDFLTCAQLLAKEREEGIQELGKQVKTLPVANYNLLKYICRFLHEVQSHSNENKMSVQNLATVFGPNILRPKVEDPVTIMEGTSLVQQLMTVLISEHERLYSGGEPEEPAAPRPEVGPQGPRGTVGWISDGGPQGVRAEDGSSSLGLEDLGSSGSSLDVNISTPAAGSTLRAANQGRGLDTDVSPSKQAKSLPVWKSSFRGPGARPQPGKLGGSAGDVSGLSGGNWLMSGLSSLRGHRRTSSGEPARDSGSSQRLSTYDNVTASSLSVPSGAGTTWTTSSCDVSVPDSSELSENSGKGEWLAPRGRPLEADGGDAPERCAGGAVGSAAHTDNQAKALSSLVEELQEELRKQKLTYETRIKRLEESSAALRSQLEHLEREMDLERRKQRLLEIKLRNSERARQDAETRNRLLEREMEGFFSTLGEPCSGVRTSDI from the exons ATGTGTCTGGTCCCGGAAGCCGGGGCGCTTCTGCTGTGCGGCTCCTGTCCCCCGGCTGCCCGGTGCTCCTGCGCGCTGTCCGCCGCCTGCTGCGATAGACCCCGAG GTATCTTCGGCCAGCGCCTGGAGGACACGGTGCAGTATGAGAGGAAGTTCGGCCAGAGGCCGGCCCCTCTGCTGGTGGAGCAGTGCGTGGACTTCATCAGGGACCGCGGTCTGGACGAGGAGGGGCTCTTCCGGATGCCGGGCCAGGCCAACCTggtgaaggagctgcaggatgCTTTTGACTGCGGGGATAAACCCCTTTTTGATAG TAACACTGACGTCCACACGGTGGCGTCGCTGCTGAAGCTGTACCTGCGGGAGCTGCCCGAGCCTGTCATCCCCTACTCCAAGTATGAGGACTTCCTCACCTGCGCCCAACTGCTAGCCAAGGAAAGGGAAGAG GGCATCCAGGagctggggaagcaggtgaagACCCTTCCAGTAGCCAACTACAACCTCCTGAAGTACATCTGCAG GTTCCTTCATGAAGTTCAGTCCCATTCGAACGAGAACAAAATGAGCGTTCAGAACTTAGCCACGGTATTCGGACCAAACATCTTGCGCCCAAAGGTGGAGGACCCAGTAACTATTATGGAAG gaaCCTCCTTGGTGCAGCAGCTCATGACCGTGCTGATCAGTGAACACGAGCGACTCTATTCTGGCGGGGAACCAGAGGAACCGGCAGCACCGCGGCCAGAGGTGGGTCCCCAGGGTCCACGCGGCACAGTGGGCTGGATCTCTGACGGAGGGCCCCAGGGGGTCCGTGCAGAGGATGGGAGCTCCTCCTTGGGACTGGAGGACTTGGGAAGCAGTGGCTCGTCACTGGACGTTAACATCAGCACACCCGCCGCTGGCAGTACCTTGCGTGCGGCCAATCAGGGAAGGGGGCTAGACACGGACGTCAGCCCGAGCAAGCAGGCTAAGTCGCTGCCTGTTTGGAAAAGCTCGTTCCGGGGCCCAGGGGCGAGACCTCAGCCAGGCAAGCTGGGTGGTTCCGCTGGGGACGTGTCGGGACTGTCGGGAGGGAACTGGCTGATGAGCGGGCTGTCCTCCCTGCGGGGCCACCGCCGCACCTCCTCAGGGGAGCCGGCGAGGGACTCCGGCTCCTCACAGAGGCTGTCCACGTACGACAACGTCACGGCGTCGAGCCTGAGCGTGCCCAGCGGAGCCGGCACCACCTGGACCACATCGTCCTGCGACGTCTCGGTGCCGGACTCCAGTGAGTTGTCAGAGAATAGCGGGAAAGGGGAGTGGCTGGCACCTCGGGGTCGCCCCCTGGAGGCTGATGGTGGTGACGCCCCAGAGCGGTGTGCCGGTGGTGCGGTCGGCAGCGCTGCCCACACCGACAACCAAGCGAAGGCCCTCAGCAGCCTGgtggaggagctgcaggaggagcTGAGGAAGCAGAAACTCACCTATGAGACCAGGATAAAAAG gctggaGGAGTCCAGCGCCGCGCTGCGCTCCCAGTTGGAGCACCTGGAGCGGGAGATGGACCTGGAGAGGCGGAAACAGCGGCTGCTGGAGATCAAGCTGCGGAACTCGGAGCGGGCCAGGCAGGACGCCGAGACTCGGAATCGACTTCTGGAGCGTGAGATGGAGGGCTTCTTCTCCACCCTGGGGGAGCCATGCAGTGGGGTGCGGACCAGCGACAtctga